The Thermosynechococcus sp. HN-54 DNA segment GCGATCAAACCCTGCCTCAACGGCACGGTACAGCGTTTTCCCCGCCCGCAACTCCTCACGGGTGCGCTCAAAAATCAGCACGTTGGCATCTACGGCCATACCAATACTGAGAATAAAACCGGCAATCCCTGGTAGGGTTAGGGTGACGCCGAAAAGCAGAAACGCGGCGTAGGTCAAAATGGCGTAGAGAATCAGGGCAATGTCGGCAATCAGTCCCGGCAGGCGGTAGTAGGCCACCATAAAGATCAGCACTAACACCAAGCCCGCTAAACCGGCATAGAGGCTATCGCGAATGCTATCTTGACCCAGCGAAGCGCCCACAGTGCGGTTTTCCACCACCTCGAGGGGAACGGGCAGTGCCCCCCCTTGCAACTGAATTGCTAAATCATTAGCCGTTTGGGCAGTAAAGCCACCGGAAATCTCTGCACTTCCTCCGACAATCCCCGTTTCTGCATATTCCACCGCCACCGTTGGCGCACTAATCAGGCGATCGTCAAGAAAAATCCCCAGACTTCGACCTGTACCCGCAATTTCCTTCGTGAGCTTGGCAAATAACTCCGCCCCTTCACTGTCAAAGCGGACAATCACACTCCAGTTGGGGGAGCCGGGAGCCACGGGACTGGCAAAGGCTTCCCTGAGCATCGCTCCCGTTAAATCTGAGGGCGTAAAGAGGCTAGCGATCGCCTGCTGGCTTTTTTCAAGGGATTTACGATTTTTTTCTAGCTTCGCCGCAATCTCCTTGAGAGCTTCGGGATTGTTGGCATTTTCGGCCTGCTGCGCCAAGAGTTGGGCTTGCTCCAAGAGCAATTGCGACTGAAGTTGCCGCTCAATTTGCAGTTGAGCTTCTGTGCCCGGTTTCTGCGCAGCAAAGAGCAGTTGCGCTGTCCCCTTGAGGATTCGCTCCGCCTGCTGCGGATCCGTCACCCCCGGCAATTGCACCAAGAGCTTATCATCTCCTGCGGTTTGCACCACGGCTTCGGCAACACCCAAGCCATCAATCCGCCGTTGCACCACCCCTTGAACTGCCGTCAACACTTGGGGGGTAATTTGCGACACCTTGTCCGTTGTTTGCACCTGCAACGTCAGTTGGGCGCCCCCCCGCAGATCTAAGCCCAGTCGAGCCGGTGTGCGCACAATCACCCACGTGGCGGCCATCAGCAACACCAAAATAGCAATTAGCCAGCCGCGATATTTCCCCATGGTTAGACCTGTCCCTGCACCAGCTTCTGCACAGCCGCTACAATTTGGGGCGGTTGCACAATTGTGAGATTCTCTAGCGTGCCGTTGTAGGGCGTCGGGATGTCTTGGGAGGAAAGGCGGATCACTGGCGCATCCAGTTCGTCAAAGTAGCGTTCCATAATCAAGGCTGAGAGTTCAGCGCCAATTCCCCCCGTCTTCATGCACTCTTCGACAATCACCACCCGATGGGTTTTGCGAATCGAAGCACCAATGGTTTCAAAGTCCAAGGGCTTGAGGGAGATGAGGTCAATCACTTCGGGGTCGTAGCCCTCTTTTTCAAGGGTTTTGACCGCTTGCAGCACATGGTGGCGCATCCGCGAGTAGGTTAAAATCGTTACGTCTTCACCAGTGCGGACAATTTCGGCTTTATTCAGGGGCAGCAGGTATTCCTCCTCCGGGATATCCTCCTTGAGGTTGTAGAGGAGCACATGCTCAAAGAACATCACTGGATTCGGGTCACGGATGGCAGACTTGAGCAAGCCTTTGGCATTGTAGGGTGTTGAGCAGGCAACAATTTTTAAGCCCGGCACCGCTTGAAAGTAGGCTTCGAGCCGTTGGGAGTGCTCTGCCCCCAGTTGACGCCCCACACCACCAGGACCACGAATGACAATCGGAATTTTGAAGTTGCCGCCAGAGGTGTAGCGCAGCATGCCCGCATTGTTGGCAATTTGATTGAAGGCCAAGAGCAAAAAGCCCATATTCATGCCCTCGACAATGGGACGCAAGCCCGTCATCGCTGCGCCAATGGCCATGCCGGTAAAGCTGTTTTCGGCAATGGGGGTATCTAATAGGCGCAATTCACCGTACTTTTTGTAGAGGTCTTTGGTGACTTTATAGGAGCCGCCATAATGTCCCACGTCTTCCCCCAGCACAAATACCGTGGGGTCACGCTCCATCTCTTCATCAATGGCAGCACGAAGGGCATTAAACATTAAGGTTTCGGCCATGGTTGCGCGGCATACATTTCATTAAGGACTATTTCCTAGGGTAGTTGAAACTGCACCGCTTGCGATCATGCTTATCAGACTCATCATTAAACGCAATCTATTCTCAATTCTCCCTAAAACCTATTGACTATAGGCTAGAGATCAAGGACAAATTTACCTTCTACTATTTTCGGAGTATCCAACATGACCACCTTGGCGCGATCGCTACCCGCTGATACCCGCAGCTTTCAAGTGATTCAAACCCACTTGCAGCAGGATCAGGTCATTATTCTGCCGATGGCCACGGTCTATAGCTTTGTCGCCAATGGCACGAGTCCAAAGGCGATTGCGCGTCTGCGCCGTCTCAAGCACTTTAGTACAGAACAGCCCTTAGCCATTCTCACTTGGGGCGATCGCGCGGCTGAAGTGGCAGACCTCTCCCAAGAGGCAAAAACAATGCTGGCTCACTTCCCCTACCCCGTCACTATGATTGTCAAGGGCAAGCCCCACCTAGACCCACAAATTATGCAGGGTTTTGATTGTGTCTATCTAGCTTGTCCCGATCGCTTTATCTACGATCTCGTGGCTGCCTTGCCCTTCTTTTTGGTGGCAGCAACGGTGAAAGTGGGGACGGAACTCATTGTCAGTTTTGAGGATGCCCAAAAATACTATGGTGAGCAGGTGCCGTTAATTGTGGATGGGGGGCGCTGTTCCTATGGACGGCGGGGAACCCTCGTGGACTTCACCCTTGAATATCCAACGATTATGAACTTTGGCCCTGTCTCTGTGGATGATTTGCGACCGATATTGCCGAACATTATTTTGCCGTCACATTTAATGAAATAGATATAATATATTGAGCATTTTCACGTTAGGGGAGAGTCACTATTTCTCAGCATTGCCAGTCCCTACTGATTACGGGGGTGGATACTGGTGTGGGCAAGACAATGATCACACGGGCACTGTGGTTCTATGCCCATCAATATCGTCCCCAACAACGGTGGGGCATTCTCAAGCCGATGCAAAGTGGGACTGCGGTCGAAATCGGAGACGGGGACTACTACTGTCAAACGCTGCCCCTCGACCAAACGGCCAGTGAAGTCTGTCCTCTGAGTTTTGCGGCACCCCTAGCGCCTCCGATCGCTGCCGAATTGGAAAATCGCACGATTGATTTAGCCCCTGTGTGGCAGACCTATCAGCAGCTTCAACAGCGATTTGATTACCTTTTGGTCGAAGGGATTGGGGGTCTAGGGTCGCCCATTACTTGGGAGTGGACGGTGGCGGATTTGGCAGCCGCTTGGAAGTTGCCCCTTGTCTTGGTGGCAACGGTGCGCTTGGGGGCGATCGCCCAAATTGTTGCCAATGTTGCCCTTGCACGGCAGTATCAGCTGGACATTCGCGGTCTGATTCTCAACTGTGTCACCCCCTGTAGCGACACGGAGATTGAACAGTGGACACCTCCAGAATTTCTCAGCCGCTTCACCCAAGTGCCGGTGCTGGGAGTACTGCCTTGGGGTCAATACACCAATGCGCAGTTAGCCACCCTGGTTGCTGAATGGCCTCTAGAACTGCTGTTTAGAAAAGGGCGGTAGAGACGGCTTCCTTGAGAAATCAAATTGAGACTGATCAGGGAGCATAATTGATTTAGATTTAACTGACGTAATTCATTGCTGCAACTGACCTATGCTAAAGCTCTATGGCGGTGCCAAATCCCGCGCCAGTATTGTCCGTTGGTATTTAGAGGAATTGGGAATTCCCTATGAATTTGTGCTGATGGATCTACAGGCTGGGGAACAACATCAGCCTGAATTTCTCAAACTCAACCCTATGGGTAAGGTGCCTGTGATTGTTGATGGGGACGTTGTCCTGTGGGAATCAGGGGCGATTCTGCTCTATTTGGCGCAAGT contains these protein-coding regions:
- a CDS encoding L-threonylcarbamoyladenylate synthase, giving the protein MTTLARSLPADTRSFQVIQTHLQQDQVIILPMATVYSFVANGTSPKAIARLRRLKHFSTEQPLAILTWGDRAAEVADLSQEAKTMLAHFPYPVTMIVKGKPHLDPQIMQGFDCVYLACPDRFIYDLVAALPFFLVAATVKVGTELIVSFEDAQKYYGEQVPLIVDGGRCSYGRRGTLVDFTLEYPTIMNFGPVSVDDLRPILPNIILPSHLMK
- a CDS encoding alpha-ketoacid dehydrogenase subunit beta — encoded protein: MAETLMFNALRAAIDEEMERDPTVFVLGEDVGHYGGSYKVTKDLYKKYGELRLLDTPIAENSFTGMAIGAAMTGLRPIVEGMNMGFLLLAFNQIANNAGMLRYTSGGNFKIPIVIRGPGGVGRQLGAEHSQRLEAYFQAVPGLKIVACSTPYNAKGLLKSAIRDPNPVMFFEHVLLYNLKEDIPEEEYLLPLNKAEIVRTGEDVTILTYSRMRHHVLQAVKTLEKEGYDPEVIDLISLKPLDFETIGASIRKTHRVVIVEECMKTGGIGAELSALIMERYFDELDAPVIRLSSQDIPTPYNGTLENLTIVQPPQIVAAVQKLVQGQV
- the bioD gene encoding dethiobiotin synthase: MITRALWFYAHQYRPQQRWGILKPMQSGTAVEIGDGDYYCQTLPLDQTASEVCPLSFAAPLAPPIAAELENRTIDLAPVWQTYQQLQQRFDYLLVEGIGGLGSPITWEWTVADLAAAWKLPLVLVATVRLGAIAQIVANVALARQYQLDIRGLILNCVTPCSDTEIEQWTPPEFLSRFTQVPVLGVLPWGQYTNAQLATLVAEWPLELLFRKGR
- the secD gene encoding protein translocase subunit SecD; this translates as MGKYRGWLIAILVLLMAATWVIVRTPARLGLDLRGGAQLTLQVQTTDKVSQITPQVLTAVQGVVQRRIDGLGVAEAVVQTAGDDKLLVQLPGVTDPQQAERILKGTAQLLFAAQKPGTEAQLQIERQLQSQLLLEQAQLLAQQAENANNPEALKEIAAKLEKNRKSLEKSQQAIASLFTPSDLTGAMLREAFASPVAPGSPNWSVIVRFDSEGAELFAKLTKEIAGTGRSLGIFLDDRLISAPTVAVEYAETGIVGGSAEISGGFTAQTANDLAIQLQGGALPVPLEVVENRTVGASLGQDSIRDSLYAGLAGLVLVLIFMVAYYRLPGLIADIALILYAILTYAAFLLFGVTLTLPGIAGFILSIGMAVDANVLIFERTREELRAGKTLYRAVEAGFDRAFASILDSNVTTLIACAALFALGTGFVRGFAVTLAIGIGISMFTALTCSRTFLFYAISIPSLRKPNWFCPKLESFR